GGACGGCGCCCCGTCCCTCGCCAGCCACGCCGATCCCGTGGGCCTCATCCACCAGTAGGAGGGCGTCAAAGCGGGCGCACAGCCCGGCCATGGCTGCCAGATCGGCGGCGTCACCGAGCACCGAGTAGATGGATTCCACCACGACGACGGCCCGCGGCTGGGTGCGTGAGGCCAGCGCCGCCGCGACGGCGGCCACGTCGTGGTGGGCCACCTCGAGAGTGCTGGAGCGGGAAAGCCGGATACCGTCCAGCAGCGACGCATGGACGTGCGCGTCGTGGATGACCAGGGTACCGGGGCCGCCCAAGGCCGTCAGCACGCCCAGATTCGCGGTGTAGCCGCTGGAAAACACGAGCGCCGCCTCCTGACCAGCGAGCAGGCACAGCTGATTTTCCAAGTCCTGGTGCGCTTCCGTGGTGCCGCACACCACCCGTGACCCGCGGGCCCCGGCGCCGTGCCGGAGCAGGGCGGCCGTGGCGGCGTCGATGACCCGGGGATCCGCGGCCAGCCCCAGGTAATCGTTGGAGGCCAGATCGAGCAGACCCGGCCTCGCCTCGGCCGTGCGCTCCAGGCCGCGGCGGATGCGCACTTCCGCCCTCGAGGCCAGCCAAGTGTCCATGGCAGTGCCGGCCATCAGCCGTGCACCCGGGCGACGGCGGCACAGATGCCAGCGCCGATGTCCGCCACGTCCGCCGCGGTGCTGACGAACGGCGGCATGGTGTAGATCAGGTTCCGAAACGGGCGGATCCAAACGCCACATTCCAGGGCCGCCAAGGTCACGGCGGGCACATCGACCGCCCCGAACAGTTCCACGACCCCCACAGCGCCCAGCACCCGCACTTCCCTCACGGCTTCCAGCTCCCGTGCCGGGGCCAGGCCAACTGCCAGGCCCCATTCGATCCCGTCAACCTGCCCCTGCCAGCCCGAGGCGCACAGCAGGTCCAGCGACGCCGACGCCACGGCACATGCCAGGGGGTTGGCCATGAATGTGGGCCCGTGTAGCAGGGCCCGCAGCGGGGAGTTAGTGACCACCGTGGCCACGCGTGCCGAGCACAGCATGGCGGCCAGGGTCAGGTAGCCGCCGGTGAGGGCCTTTCCCACACACATGATGTCCGGGACAATCCCGGCCCAGTGGGAGGCGAACAGTTTCCCGGTCCGGCCAAAGCCGGTCGCGATTTCATCGACAATAAGTAACAGCCCGAAGTCATCGGCCACGCGCCGGGCGGCGGCCAAACATTCGGGGGCATAGATGTGCATGCCGCCGGCGCCCTGCAGCACGGGCTCCACAATGATGGCCGCCAGCTCGTCGCCGTATTGGGCCACCATCGTTTCCAGGGCACCAATCCACGCCTCGACTGCCTCCGGATCGGATACCAGCTGGCCACCTGCCAGCCGTGCGGCGGGCGGGCGGGGCAGGAAGAGTTGCTCGGCGATCAGGGAAGGGAACGCCGCATGCATACCATCCACGGGATCGCAGACGCCCATGGCGGCGAAAGTATCCCCATGGTAGCCACCGCGCAGGGCCAGGAACCTGGTGCGCCGGGGCCGGCCGAGTCCTAGCTGGTACTGGACGGCCAGCTTGAGCGCCACCTCCACGGCCACCGAGCCGGAATCCGCAAAGAAGACGTGGTCAAGCCCGTCCGGGGTCAGTGCCACGAGCTGTTCGGCCAGATGTACCGCTGGCTCATGCGTCAGGCCACCAAACATGACATGGCTGAACCGTCCGGCCTGCTCCAACAGAGCCCGGTCCAGGGCCGGATGCCGGTAGCCGTGAATGGCGGACCACCACGAACTCATGGCGTCCACGGCCTCAAAGGTGGTGCCATCCTGGGCGGCCAGGTGCAGGCTGGTGCCGTGGGCGCCGTGCACCGCGTAGGGCGCGTCA
This region of Arthrobacter alpinus genomic DNA includes:
- a CDS encoding adenosylmethionine--8-amino-7-oxononanoate transaminase, with product MTHAGADTPAVPVLPSGPDPLVARDRGLLWHPYAPLDGDAPYAVHGAHGTSLHLAAQDGTTFEAVDAMSSWWSAIHGYRHPALDRALLEQAGRFSHVMFGGLTHEPAVHLAEQLVALTPDGLDHVFFADSGSVAVEVALKLAVQYQLGLGRPRRTRFLALRGGYHGDTFAAMGVCDPVDGMHAAFPSLIAEQLFLPRPPAARLAGGQLVSDPEAVEAWIGALETMVAQYGDELAAIIVEPVLQGAGGMHIYAPECLAAARRVADDFGLLLIVDEIATGFGRTGKLFASHWAGIVPDIMCVGKALTGGYLTLAAMLCSARVATVVTNSPLRALLHGPTFMANPLACAVASASLDLLCASGWQGQVDGIEWGLAVGLAPARELEAVREVRVLGAVGVVELFGAVDVPAVTLAALECGVWIRPFRNLIYTMPPFVSTAADVADIGAGICAAVARVHG
- a CDS encoding 8-amino-7-oxononanoate synthase encodes the protein MDTWLASRAEVRIRRGLERTAEARPGLLDLASNDYLGLAADPRVIDAATAALLRHGAGARGSRVVCGTTEAHQDLENQLCLLAGQEAALVFSSGYTANLGVLTALGGPGTLVIHDAHVHASLLDGIRLSRSSTLEVAHHDVAAVAAALASRTQPRAVVVVESIYSVLGDAADLAAMAGLCARFDALLLVDEAHGIGVAGEGRGAVHAAGLAGVPHVSVTATLSKALGSQGGAVLGSALLREHLVNTARTFIFDTALAPAAAAAAARAAMIVRQEPGLALRVLANAAILAGRCGVPLAPGAVQSIPVGSASRAAGLAARLRSQGVAVGCFRPPSVPDGVSRLRLTARANLTAAELEAAAGTVAAALGLGLQGGQA